The DNA region gcatgtaatgccagttataaaaaaggtatttcacatgcagataataatgtgattaaattagttgttaaatgattattttttttaacaaatgatattatctacactaaggggaatgagggggtgggcttagccgcacaatggactagcaataatgtgattcaatcagttgtttattaaatcgTATTTTCTCTActcttaatgtaaattttatagagaccgattttattatgtgaattcagctgctttaattggtttataagGATTTTCTTCTAgtatgatctaagattattcatctacttcaaatatttgactttccttttgtcaatttacgcatataaatacatttaaaacgtgtaaatcGCGCATAGCATgttgtgattcaaaaaatacatTTTTCACACTCATGAAGGTTAGTACATAGAAAACAATATGctcgttcaaaaaaaaaaaaaaacaatatgcaAAATAAGATGTTCTGATAAACAATACACAAGGATACACATATAGAAAGGTTTAAGACCAATTACAACCATATGTTTTAACAGTCATTCCAATtacacacaaaaacacatatAAAGTAACGCTAACATGTAGACTGATAAAAACTCCGGCAGCCTTGCAGTAGCAGTGGCAGAACAAACAAAAGCATTGCCAATACAGTGAGAACTACAGTTTGGTCGATACATTATTCTGGAAAAGATatcatctccggatctcttccttCAAAATCAACAGATCAAGTGATCGGagttcttgaaatttgatccaacagctcTTGAAATCCGGACCCTtgaaagttataataatttttagtcgttgaactaaattttaaaaatccaaatcaCTTGATTTGTGGACTTGAAAGAATGTTTTCAGTTGCTGCCAGCTGCCTCTTGCTTGCCTAATTCAAAAGGcctcttttgcttttctcattTAGCTAAATCAATATGGTCTTTCACAGATAAATGACCCTACATCAGTTTCCACATCACTGCTTATTGCACTTCCGTAGACTAgttttttaaaactttattcAAGAGGTTTGTGGGATAAGTCATTAGCTTCAGAGTGGGGACTGAAACTCATTGCATGCAATATATTATTGTCATGCAAAACATTTCCCACTTTTTTGTTCATTGGTGGCTCCAGTGTGTAGTCCTCTAGCTGAGGTAGATAAAAAGCCAATTCCAAATCTTCTTCTCGTGGAAGACATACCTAGATTAAGAATCATgaacaagtaaaaagctaagtttgaTTATATTCATAACAAGAAGTTCATATAACAAAATGTTCAAAGAGCATTCTCATTCTCACCTCTGAAATCCTTTTATTCGTAGCttgattttcaaaattaaattGTGTGTTGCTAAATTGTTCACACTCATTATTGGTTGAAATATTATTCTTATAAGAATCTTTATTCCAAAATTGTGGTTGACAATTGTTGTAGCCGTTGTTACAGACATCAGCATCCAGAGCACTTCTTGCATATTTTTGTGGTTGAAGATATGACTGCTAGATTAAGAATCACAAACAAGCAAGCATTAAGTTTTTGGTATACATCTTGTGCTCAATATTTAGAAGTAGTATAAAAATGGTCAAGCATAATTCTTCGCACCTCTTGAATCATATCATCTGCAtattgattttcaaaatcataTGCAGCGTAGCTAACCGTCTCATTTTCATCATTGGTTGAAATATTATTCTTGTATGCAACATGTGAATAAAAATCTCCAACTCGAGGCTGCCAACATTCATCATAAAGACATCAGTATGCATAAAATCTCCGAATTTTGTGTATGTTGGTGACTTGTGCAATGCGTAACTAGAGCGGACTCATGTCTTTTTGTGGCTAAACACATAATTGGATTAAAAATCACAAACAAGAAGGTTAAGTTTTGATACACTTTTATTAAAGCTCATATTAGAAATATTCAAATAAGTATTTTATTCTCACCTCTTGACACATATCATCTGGAGGTTCATTTTCGAAATCAGACATGGTGAACCAATCACCTTTATCACAGGTTGAAATATCATTCTTATCAGTATAAGAATAATAATGATTATCTCCAAATGGTGATTGCATTGCATTACAATCATAACTAGTATCATTGGTTTGCAGAACATCTCCCGGCTCTATGTATCCTGATGACAGGAATGTAGAGGAACTGCAATCCTGTGACTGAAGTGCATGGAGTGATGCATTAAGTTTGGATAAATTTCACATAATCCATAAGATAAATGTTCAAAAACAAGACGATTCTCATTCTCACCTCTGGAGTCACAACAGCTGCAGCATGATCTTCAACATTAGACACACTGTAGCTGCCAAGTTCAACTTCACCAATTGAGGTATCCTCGTCATCAAATTCTTTCTTCATGCGATTGAGAACAAAATCCTTCTGCATAAGTTGGATAACAATATCATGAGTTATAGAGCAAATTCAATTGTCACACTTCAAAACTACTACTTCATGTATGTTACACACGGAAGCATCAATACGACACAAATGTGAACAAAGAACAAAATAGCAAACTCTGCAATTGAAAAGAGAGTGACCTGACGCAGCTTAGGATTCGAGATGGCTTCACTATCAATGAGACTGTACTCGTGCCTGACCCAGTTGGTTTTTTTCAGCTTGCGTTGAGTGGCACAACGTTGGTAGAATGTCAAGGTCCTCTTCTTCCCAATGAGAGCTTTGGACCGCCGAGCCTTGACCGGACGCTCCTTGCCTGTGATTCTCCACTGACCTCCTGGTGTGGTTCGGTTGGATCGGGTGCTATTGATATACTTGTACTCCTTACGGCTGAAGAAGTACCACACCATATCGTCCGACGGAATGCGAGCTGCAAATTACAACGCAAAAAGAAAACTGAACCAAGAATTGAGGCCAACCCAATTGAAGTCTTGGAAAACCAGTACTAAAAACAGAGTAATTTTTCCCCTTTGGGAACTTATACATAATTGTTAGTGAGAAATTCAACACAATAtaaaatcaaaacaagaaaTTGATGCCAACCCAATTCAGTTCTTCAAAAACCAAGTACCAAGTACAAAACGCTATtttcttttatgaaattttTCATAACAATGGATTGTTAATGAATAATGAGAAATAAACAGTGAAGAAAGAGTGAGACGAATTGAACAATCACCAGCCAAATCCCAAGGGTCGAAGTTGCAGACGTCGAATTCAGCGATGTGATCAGATTTGAAACCCTTGTCCTGTTTCTTGAGCTTCAAGTAATCCACCATTTCCTCCGGAGTGGGGTGGAATCTGACCCCTACCGCGTCCGAAACCCCTCCTATTTCTCTGTTGCTTCCCAGTGTTCCCATAtgtttcttttctctctatGTGTTTGAGTGAAGTTTGAACTGAGAAGAAGGTGCAACTGCAAAGTAACTTATAACTCACTTCAGAATACTCCAGAAGCATTTGATATCACCTCAAAAAGTCTGGTGACGTGCCACGCGTTTTTATTCTctttaatttattatattttgtcCTTTTGATCAACCCCTCTCGGAAGTTTTCCTTTTCTGCGAGACAACCCCTCTTGGCAGTTTAGCTTTTAAGTACTTTTACAttttggaatctgccccaagtCATAAATCTGTCAGAGAATTACAAATCCAAGAGTAATGGTAGGTAgattcttacttttttttttttttttttgtataatattttataattttagcaTAAAAGTTGTAAGATTGTGAATTGGCAGGAAATTCATGAGGAGTTTCACTTTGAAagagtcttcttagcatttctcacaACTCCTAAATCAAATTAtaatgagaaatgctaaggagattctCTTAAAGTGAGATTTTTCATAATCCCTTTATCACTTTAGagtttaacattaattttttgtgtcaatattataaaatactatgtaaaaaacatgaggtgacaAAGAGTCTATAAAGAATTTCACTTTTAAGAGTCTCATTAGCATTTCTCAATAATATAAATGATTTCTACACTAATAATACTTGGCTACTCAATATATAAGTAAGAGCTCCTCCTCAAGACTCTTCATTTTCGATTCATACAACTTTGTATTTATTATTATAACCGTTTATATTATGAATCACTTTGTAAATATTAGCTCtacaaaaatttcaattaaaACAAGGTCATTTTGTCATGGAACAACATAAAAATAGATGGACAAAATAGGATAAAAGCATTACATACTGTCTATCTATTTGccaccttagttttaatttcttttatacaaacatgatttttacaaagtgatttataatatgaaggGTTCAGATTATAAGCACGAAATTTTGTgaaccaaacaagaaattttTTGCGTAGGGTGTTCTTACTCATTCTTGAATAGCCACGAATTGTTTTTTCTACTCAACTCAATTTTTTCATTTGCACACCTCATTGTTTTTATTCGTTGATTTTctgtaacttttttttaacGCAACGATCACAAATGGGTCGTGCATGTGGTGAAAAATGATGTGTTGaaatggaaaaggatcctcgccggatccttttcctaggGATCCTAGAGATCCCATGATCGTGaccattcatcgtacattgtacggtcaattttcgttaagtactatttatatttaattttaaattttgaaatgatttctgaccgcataatatacgatgaacggtcacTATCATGGGATCCCTAGGAAAATGATCCGTGTTGAGATCTCATGTAATAATACTAGACTTACTCGACTTTCTAATATGGAGTGATTTCTACACATCATTTTGCACCTTCTGCAGTCtcactaatttttatatttgatcCTCTTTTAATTTGTTCAATTCAATGACTAGAAAAGGAGTTTGTAGGAACTgtaaatgtgtgtgaaaatcattttCCTTCGTCTATACAACAACGAATGTATACATTGTAAGTCACGTGATCATCATCTCATATCctaagagagaaagagaacgcGTAATATTCAAATGATTAAACAAGACTTTGACGAATAAGTTTGAAGATAGTACTAAGAAAAATCAAGTTCAGGTTGGTCATCCATAATTTCAATTCTTCAAAACTGCATTCATGTCATCTAGAGTGCCCTTATCCAAGTTTAATCACTTTCTTTCCTCcagttttaacgaggcaactgatactgatatgtgggcatccaagggggagtgttgtaaataatgggtatgtttgcccacatgtgtatagtaatgtATAGTAAAGTATCACATGTGAATAGTAAGTTTTGTAAGTTTCCATTGAAgtggctctataaatagagcacttagATTGTTCAAATTAAGTGAAGatcaagaagagaaaagaaagagaaaaacatctaatagcaataatatacattacttcctctgcaacagcttatgttggtataatactctgcaactgcttcgttcctgTCCCGAGTAAAGGTTATATCTctaaattttgcctatttataacacgttatcagcacgactctctaatcatttctcatttcccttcaccgaaagaaaaaaaaaaagtttcctctaaggtttttactgttcttcttcttcctttgccTCAATTGCTGGGTATACTCTCGCGAAGTACTGTTTGCACCATGTTTACTTCTAGTTCTCAACCTAACA from Malus domestica chromosome 01, GDT2T_hap1 includes:
- the LOC103423992 gene encoding NAC domain-containing protein 71-like isoform X1; translation: MGTLGSNREIGGVSDAVGVRFHPTPEEMVDYLKLKKQDKGFKSDHIAEFDVCNFDPWDLAARIPSDDMVWYFFSRKEYKYINSTRSNRTTPGGQWRITGKERPVKARRSKALIGKKRTLTFYQRCATQRKLKKTNWVRHEYSLIDSEAISNPKLRQKDFVLNRMKKEFDDEDTSIGEVELGSYSVSNVEDHAAAVVTPESQDCSSSTFLSSGYIEPGDVLQTNDTSYDCNAMQSPFGDNHYYSYTDKNDISTCDKGDWFTMSDFENEPPDDMCQEPRVGDFYSHVAYKNNISTNDENETVSYAAYDFENQYADDMIQEQSYLQPQKYARSALDADVCNNGYNNCQPQFWNKDSYKNNISTNNECEQFSNTQFNFENQATNKRISEVCLPREEDLELAFYLPQLEDYTLEPPMNKKVGNVLHDNNILHAMSFSPHSEANDLSHKPLE
- the LOC103423992 gene encoding NAC domain-containing protein 71-like isoform X2, which produces MGTLGSNREIGGVSDAVGVRFHPTPEEMVDYLKLKKQDKGFKSDHIAEFDVCNFDPWDLAARIPSDDMVWYFFSRKEYKYINSTRSNRTTPGGQWRITGKERPVKARRSKALIGKKRTLTFYQRCATQRKLKKTNWVRHEYSLIDSEAISNPKLRQKDFVLNRMKKEFDDEDTSIGEVELGSYSVSNVEDHAAAVVTPESQDCSSSTFLSSGYIEPGDVLQTNDTSYDCNAMQSPFGDNHYYSYTDKNDISTCDKGDWFTMSDFENEPPDDMCQEPRVGDFYSHVAYKNNISTNDENETVSYAAYDFENQYADDMIQESYLQPQKYARSALDADVCNNGYNNCQPQFWNKDSYKNNISTNNECEQFSNTQFNFENQATNKRISEVCLPREEDLELAFYLPQLEDYTLEPPMNKKVGNVLHDNNILHAMSFSPHSEANDLSHKPLE